Genomic segment of Salminus brasiliensis chromosome 16, fSalBra1.hap2, whole genome shotgun sequence:
GTAATGACTATTTGCTTTTAAGCCTTATTAAGCTTCATAAAGCCTTATCTAGCTGGCAGAAAACTCCAACTACTAATTAACTGACcatttattactgtattaataaacagtaattgcaGTGAATTAATCCCTTTCTATAGCCTTTGTAATGCTCCTATTAAGCTTTATAAAGTGTTATGTAGCTAATAAATAACTCATTAGTCCAGCTGCTATTTATTAAACTGCTTATTGCTGTTATTGAACTAACATGACTTAATCCCTGTCCAGAGCCTCTGTAATGCTGCTATTAATCTAActattgaataattaaatgCTTATTACTATGATATTAAACAGTAACTACTAATAACCTGTTTATTACTGCATTAAAAACAGCAACTAAGGTGAATTAATTTCCAGAGCCTTTGTGGTGTTGCTATTGAGGCCTTAAAAAGCCTCATATGCTGACAAAAAAACCTAATAATTAATCCAACTATTAATATCCTGACTGTTTATTACTGCATTAATAAACGGTAActaatgtgattaatcactTTTCAGTGCTTTTTTAATGTTCTTATAAAGCATGTAAAAATGCTCAACACCACAAAAGAATGTTCTGGGCCCTGTCTCAGTCTGTGGGACGTTCTCGGGAGGCCAGTCGAGCGCAAGgccttatttattttatatcagaatttggcttttttatttatttttttcagtatgATCACAGCTGACACAGAATCCGCTCAgcattcagtgtgtttttaaaccacacCAAAGTTCAGGTTAAACTACTTTGTGCGTTTCAGCAGGTTCCAGATAGTTATCTGCACCTTATGCTTAATCTACACTACCTACTGCTTAATAATGTGGTAATAAACCGGTAATTACCCCCCCCTGGCTTGTTAAGATGTAATAAGTGCAGTACAATGTTAAAAGTATTCGATCCTTGAggacctttggaggttctttagtttcAAACTGTAGAGGatcctcttaaggtgctttgaagaaccttggagaaaaggtttttagaggaaaatggttccttgaaggttcctcaaagcaccttaagaggttcttccCCAGTTTCAGAATTAATAACCTCCTAAACctataatttaatcagtgtagtACCATGTTACCAAGAATGCATTTACTTTTACTAATGAAGTACTGAAGACCACTGGAGACCACTTTTGGACGCCACCAATGTCtcttttacattgtgtgaacatttccATGGACCAATAGACCAATAGGACCAACAGGAATGATCCAAATTCTCTCAGGAAATTCTTCTCAGGTTTTTTCCGACAGCAGGCTTGGGTCATGGGATTTTGATGGACAGGCCCTCAGTTTACTCGACTGTACAGTAAGTCTGTGATTATGCAGGAACGCGTAGTAATGAACAGTCGTAGCCGTAGGAGCTGCAGGTACTCACAGAGCACACACAGAGCCACAGGTCGAGTGTTTTGAATGCAGCGAGTTGAACACTGAAGTACTTCTCAGGTTTCCCTCTTCCGCCTGTAGACGTGTCCGTCTTTGAAAGGCCGTGAGTAAATCACCGCGCCGCAGTGGCAGGTCCAAACCATGAAATTCAGGCAACCGACGGGATCGAATGGCCGTTCCAAATCTGTTTTACGACATCTTTGAACATATCCACGGAGATTTGGTGCAGAACGTAACCAGAGACTTTTGAAAGGTATAATCCGACACCTATGGGACACAGTTCACCCTAAAATCCTGCAGCTGTTACCAAACGGACGGCCAAGGGGAAAACACTGCAGACCTCAGCTGCTGAGTACTCTACAGACCAACACAACATCTTCATTTACATCTGAAATATTAGGACCTGCTCTCACTGCAGTGTCccccacagacagacagacagacagacagatagacatacagacagatagatagatagatagatagatagatagatagacagatatatagatatacagacagacagatagatagatagacagacagacagatatatagatagacagacagacagatagatagatagacagacagacagatatatagatatacagacagacagatagatagatagacagacagacagatatatagatatacagacagacagatagatagatagacagacagacagatatatagatatacagacagacagatagatagatagacagacagacggatagatagacagatagacagacagatagatagatatacagacagatagatagatagatagacagacagacagatatatagatagatagacagacagacggatagatagacagatagacagacagatagatagatagatagatagatagacagacagacagatagacagacagacagacagacagacagacagacagagagagatagatagatagatagatagatagatagatagatagacagacagatacatagatagacagatagacagatagatagatagatagatagatagacagatagatagatagatagatagatagatagatagatagatagatagatagatagacagacagatatatagatagacagatagacagatagatagatagatagacagacagacagacagacagacagagagatagagagatagatagatagatagatagatagatagatagatagatagacagacagatatatagatagacagatagacagatagatagatagacagatagacagacagatagatagatagatagatagatagatagatagatagatagatagatagatagatacatagatagacagacagacagagagatagatagatagatagacagatacatagatagacagacagacagagagatagatagatagatagacagatagacagatagatagatagacatatagacagacagacagatagatagacagagagatcgatagatagatagatagatagatagatagatagatagatagatagatagatagatagacagacagacagagagatagatagatagatagatagatagatagatagatagatagacagacagacagacagacagacagacagacagagagatagatagatagatagatagatagatagatagatagatagatagatagatatacagattcTTCCCAAAGAATCATATGAAGCACCTACACTAACCTACTTATCTAcgctaaatagacaaaagtattgggacacctgctcattcagtgtttcctccgaaatcaaggctattaaaaagagcttctcctgcttttgttggagtaactgtctctactgcccagagaagaagactttctactagattttggaggagcattgctgtgaggatttgattgcattcagcaaaacacaagcaaagttagtgaggttaggatattggatgatgatgaccaccccaccagttttggttgtactgggaggggtttcggcttgtggaatgtgtcttggagaggtGGACGAGTCTCAGACCACCTACTGAAGTgctttgagtgatgggattagtatctggtttaaatgactCTTGGCTGAGTTTACACTTGCAGTTTTTGGTGGTTTGGCCTGAAACTCTAAACAGATTaaatgaccaggtgtaaaccaggggctcaaagtagctgaatgcattcattagaaagggtgttcataaatatttggacatatagtgtatttatacaTCACACAACAACTGAAATACATCATAAATGCATTTTATGGCACCTTAATGATTTTGAAACACCAGGAAGTGTCTTGAGAAATCTGCCTTTGAAGGCCTAAAGAACTCTGaaccagaaatggttcttttgtgGCTTCGCTTAAGGGCCTGTTTCTTGTGCCTTTATTTTTAGGGGCGTATCTTAAGAAGAAgtgatttattaaataaattggttcagccaattaacccactcgTTTGTAGCTCCTCTAGCACtggcaatgctcccgacactaagaGCGTAAggcctcctccgatacatgtgaagccagactCCGCCTCTTTTCTATCTGCTGCCGATACACCATcgccgggcagccgacacactcagaggaaagcctcgggtctccagctccaccacacgtCATCCTACAGAAGtaccatttaggacccaatacaTAAGCCAGccaatgtagctagcatgctactcattagccagccgatgtagctagcatgctactactTAGCCAGCAGAGCTGgcccaccccctcgactgtattagctataatgctactagttagccagttgagctgatcccccttcagttgtattagctagcatgagttgccgcccccccccccccctcacagtGTGTCTTATCTagtggctgttgttttttttaatttattttttttatttatttggatcccaattatctgctgatcttgaacaaggttagctcgatagtgGACAGCAAGTGCATGAcagctagctttacctgttggtatcagctGTATATGCCAgtgtagcaacaacaatattacattgtttataacatttattaaataaagttaaatggCAAAACTTTACCCAGATAAAAAGTtcttagtaatgatcagtaaatataaatTTTAATTTATGGGATGAGGGgacagagcgccatctacccacctggagaaacacggccgattgtgctctctcagactccagctgctgatgacggcaaagcgacatggctcGGGATTGGCAGTGCATTAGACCGCAGGGATGTTGACGTTTACACGCACATCTCCAGACAAAGACATTCTCGTCAAAACCAGCGtcttaaactttctaaaaatgtattttttaattatttaaatgttgaATTGAATGTCTTTTTgcattgttttgtatttgtcGATCTCCTTCCCCTGCAGTTGTGTTGTTTGTTACAGTTTGTACTGGttgtaaacatgttttttttgcatataaataaacagtatgttCAGGTCTTCCCCTCCACACTGACCCCCGCAGCTGCTTCTGTAAGTGAGGCGTTACTGGATGTGCTTCCTGAACATTTCTCAGAGCAGCTCTGacagataaacaaataaacaaaccaaaataaacacaaaggtgGGTACCGGGCCACACACATTCTTATGAGGGGGTGTGGTCATGGACACATgtgtccaaacacacacacacacacacatatttgtgTGGTCTCAGAGGGTCTTTTTGTATAACAGAAACTCCCTCCATTCTCTCAGGCTTCCGCTCCTATCTgaacttccacacacacacacacacacaaacacacactcttcagcTCATAATCTCTGTCTCACTGCCACACACTTACAGACCCACCACTAATCTCCAGATTATACAGTTGGCCGGTTTATGAAGTGTCTTCTTATTGCAGATGTATTTCATCATTACTGGCTGCAGTCTGGACAGGAGGCGTCCTCTGGAGATTAAACAGGGACCCTAAAAACTAAAATAGCCACATTATGGTTTTCAGAAAGAGGACACTGAGGACACACAGGCGTCCACTGTGGTTAGGGAGGGATTTtgagtaggcctaagttgtagaacagcattaatgaattaattaattcactcattaatgcaccaatcagccataagattAGTACCACTGATGGTTCGAGCGAAAAACACTGATTGTCTTCATCTACAGAGGCTCCTGTCAAAGGgtagaaccaaactgtgatgttctaaacgttgactgggtcagaacatctccagttcaCTGCTCAGAGAAATAGCTTAACGTTTAATTTTTTTCGGATGGCTTGTTGCGTAGCACTGTATTGTCCCAGCCAACACGCTCATGtcgggctcacatgggtggaacgtgggctagagTGGGTTCCAGGTTGGTTTGTACTTGCGTTGCATTtctactgggacccagttgtgCTTCCCAAATGTTTAGCCCACTGGGCCTCactgttacagcccaccttcatctcacatgggtcccatttaggcctcatatgcagtgtacaacccagatgggggcCATGCTTAaccccctcctggtcccaccactgaccctggtgggcatccatatgtggaacTAGAGGACAAAGCATTCTGGTTCCCAGGTGGGCAACCCATCCTATATGGGCTCCACATTGACATGTCAGCAGGGGTTTGtcattgaataattcatagaaggTCAAGTTATTGAATAAGATATTAATAACTCAATAAGTCTGTACTGTAAATGAGGAAGGTCTGTATTCTGTAGCACTGTAGTATATGCATATGTATTTAATcgcattaataaataaataataataataataataaatctcaataataataatctcagtAATAAATCTTGATGAATATGGTATgcaaacattttaatatatgtgAAATTACAAATTTTATTGATTTTGAGGAAAGTAAATGAACAGATTCTGTACAAAGACACTTTTAAGATCATTTAAATACACAATTACTGTTTGTTGACTGAATTTGTAtactggaaataaataaaaaacaaagctcATGTACAAAGATTATTATCACAGGTTTTATTATCAGCAAACAAACTGTGCTCTAAAGTGTGTGAAAATGTACCATaattaaccccttgaaccctaGTTTAATTATGCAGTTACTGAtcataatgcagaaactactgtaAAGTGATTGGTAATCGTTTGATTTACTGTATtttgagtcccacagggttctattttagggcctatgtaACTGATATGAATTCTGGTAGTAATGCAGCTAttagagtgaagaactgaaatATGGACTTAACTGGGTTGAAGGTTTCTGAGTACgtatatataatacagtaataacGGCCTGCTCCGCTGCGCCTGGGTTGCATTAAGGGTTAGTATGAGTGCCTGCTGGGTGTGGGGGTCGGAGAGATTAGCACTTTTTTGGGTAACTCCCTCCGGCTGAGATTACGTCCACCCAAAGCTCATTAGTGCAAACGTGGCTTAATGAAGGGACCGCCTTTGAGGGCCTAACGTCCCTCCGTACACTCTCATCTGCATTTGTTTGTAAATGCTTAATTAGAATAATTACCAGCTTATACCAAAACTCTGCGGATGGCTATCCGAAGTCTTTAGGGCTGCGTTTGGAGTGTGAAGGGTTGTGGGGAGAGGACAGCTTGACGTAGTGGACGTAATGGTTGTGATGCACGGGCATATTTGCTCATATTATCAGAGGAAATACCAGAAATGCTGTGATTACAACACAGGCTCAGCAAATTCCACCCGGTGCCCCTTCTCGGCTGATGTTTGGGGCCAGCTAGTGTACAAACGCAAGTAGTGGAGAGGAAATCTGCCTGTAACATGCATTTCCTCTTGGACATTTGCTTTGGTTCTGGACTGACGGAGGACAATAACCGACCTCGCTGCTGCCGGGGAAAAGGAAAACAGCGTGCCTTACCCAGTGCTGAAGACATTCCACATAGTCTACGAGGGGAAAACACACAGACGCTGCTTTTCAGTTGAAGAAATGCTTTATTCACAGAATATAGATAATTATTTACAGAGGACTTCATGGCAGTGACAGGCGCTTGGTCAGAAAACGAGAAACTCATGAAaattacccacacacacacacacacacacacggacacacacacactgcagtatcTCATCTGTAAAAGCTGCCACCTATTAATTGGCCCGACAACATTTGTCAGTTACCATCTGTCAGTCTGATCCCCCGTCTCCTCCTGACCCCCCAcccactcacacgcacacaccacacactctgAAACTCTTTAATCAAGTTGCAACACTTCTCTTCGACTGACACCACCCCCATCTCCCTCCCCAAACACCCCCACCTCCCCAGGTTTGATCCCCAGTCCATGAAGACAATCGCTAAAAGCTAAAACAGTCAGTACGAGACATCTACGTCTGACCAAGTGCTTAAGAAacgaaacaataaaaaaagtgtgGAGTAGATTCTAATGCACTCCAATTGCTCTTAATCTGTCCTCCCCCCCGGTCAGGCCACCCACCAGGCTCAGCCCAAGTCTCCAGAGTCCCCGGAGCAAGCCTGGGAAGTCCGCATGAGGTACGGCCTGCCagcctgacagacagacagtctggTATTCTGCCTCGGAACGTCTGGAGCACAGCTGTCCGCTGCGCTCTGCTCTCTGGAGGCGCTGCCAGGCACCCGGGTGCTGAAAAGCAAGGCCCATAGCCCAGAGCCCCCGGTGCCTGACTGTCCAGAAGCTATAGGCACTCTTGCACTCTTGCGTCGAGGTCCAGGGTGCAGTCAGCAGTCAATAAAAACATCTGGCACATTGGTTCACACAGGAGAAAGCCGGTTCCTCCAGGTGTCTCAAGGTGTCCAAGATCTGTAGAGTCACCTCTAAGCCGTGAAGGCCGGAACAGAGTTTCTACAAGATCCTTGAATGAGGTCAGCCAGAGTCAAGAGTCTAGTGGTGTTTCTCCAGATGAAAAAATAGAGTTATCTTGAATTTTGTGAAGGCTTCAGCAGGGCAAAGTCAGCTGCCAGTGTCTTTCGAGAGTCTTGTGGGCGCTCCTCTCGAAAGATCTCAGGGCAGCTTCCGACTTGTCCCATAGAAAAGCCTCCACACACCCCTCTCTCACACCTTGGTGGCCAGCGACTGTGCCTCGGTCTTCTGCGAGGACAGGGAACTCGGCGGGCTCGCATGGAGTGCCTTCTTCAGGTTCAGCAGGCACAGGCACTGGGAGCGGAAGCGCAGGTCGAAGAAGGCGTAGAGGAACGGGTTCAGGCAGCTGTTGACGTAGGCCAGGCAGGTTGCATAGGGGTGCGCCAGCAGCAGGAAGCTGAGCAAGGTGCAGGAGTCTGGTGCCAGGCCCAAGTAGGACAAGGCATCCATGCTTTTCACCACGTGGAAGGGCATCCAGCAGGCTGCGAAAACCACCACCAGCGTGGTGATGATCTTCAGGAGACGCCTTTTGCGCTGGTCCTCCTTGCGCAGACTGTTGAAGTGGCGCGTCACGGTGGAGCCGATGAAGCCGTAGcacaccatcatggccagaagCGGGATGATGAAGCCCAGGGCGGTGGAGGAGATGCTCAGTCCAGCGATCCAAAAGTTCTCCTGGCCAGGCTTGGTGATCACCAGGCTGAAGTCCATGGCGCAGGAGGTGCGGTTGCTTTCTTTGTCGTACAAGGTGTTGCGGAACAGCAACGTGGGAGACGCCAGGGCCCCGGATATGATCCATATGGTGGCCAGAGATGCCCTCATGTGGCCCTGGGTGCGCAGTTGAGAGCTGGTCAGCGAGTGGACGATGGCCAGGTAGCGGTCCAAGCTCAAGCAGGTGAGGCAGAAGACGCTGGCGTACATGTTGAGCAGGACAATGTAGCTGCTGATCTTGCAGAGCGCAGCGCCGAACGGCCAGTGGTACTCTAGAGCTGTGTACACGGCCCACAGCGGCAGGGTCACTACGAAGGTCAGGTCAGCCAGTGCCAGGTTGCCGATGTAGATGTCCGCAGCTCTCCTCTTGCCCTGGGCCTTCCAAACGGTGAAGATGACAATGCCGTTGCCCGAAAGGCCCAGGATGAAGATCAGCATGTAGAGCACTGGGATGAGGGAGTAGGATGGCCCCCACTCCTCGTAGTCGCACATGCTGTTGTTCGGAGCCTCGTCGTAGTCAGGTCCGTAGTAGTCGTCCATCATGTTATCCATGGCTCTGCTTCGATTTTTCAGATCCTTACAAAAGTTTCAGCTCTGAAGTTCTCAAAGTTCTCAAATCAGCTTTATCCAGTACGAAGCACTgcgagacagacaggcaggcaggcagacagtcagtcagtccgacagacagacagacagcagagaCTGTGTTCTCAGAGAGGAGTCTAAGTGTGAATGCCCTGTGAGACACACACTCTGCCTTTTTAAAGGCCAGAAGCCCCACACCCCTCTAACacctcccaccaccacccccccctccaGACAATCCTCCACTCCCCTTACGccctcccccctcctc
This window contains:
- the aplnrb gene encoding apelin receptor B; the protein is MDNMMDDYYGPDYDEAPNNSMCDYEEWGPSYSLIPVLYMLIFILGLSGNGIVIFTVWKAQGKRRAADIYIGNLALADLTFVVTLPLWAVYTALEYHWPFGAALCKISSYIVLLNMYASVFCLTCLSLDRYLAIVHSLTSSQLRTQGHMRASLATIWIISGALASPTLLFRNTLYDKESNRTSCAMDFSLVITKPGQENFWIAGLSISSTALGFIIPLLAMMVCYGFIGSTVTRHFNSLRKEDQRKRRLLKIITTLVVVFAACWMPFHVVKSMDALSYLGLAPDSCTLLSFLLLAHPYATCLAYVNSCLNPFLYAFFDLRFRSQCLCLLNLKKALHASPPSSLSSQKTEAQSLATKV